A genomic window from Streptomyces sp. 846.5 includes:
- a CDS encoding aldo/keto reductase, translated as MRTHPLGRSKTEVTELSFGAAGIGSLFTEVSDQDAAEAVAAAWDGGIRSFDTAPHYGLGLSERRLGAALRDRPRAEYTVSTKVGRLLVPTPGATGRDDQGFAVPASHRRVWDFSADGVRRSLEQSLVRLGLDRLDTVLLHDPDDHAEQALTEAYPALERLRAEGVVGAIGVGMNQTALPTRFVRETDLDVVLLAGRCSLLDDSGLDELLPEAARRGVSVIVGGVFNSGLLADPRPGATYDYVAAPDELLSRALRLQQVCERHGVPLRAAAARYPLRQPAVAGVLLGLRDAAQVQDALEQYRRQIPEALWVDLAETAGVR; from the coding sequence ATGCGAACGCACCCGCTAGGCCGCAGCAAGACCGAGGTGACCGAGCTGTCCTTCGGCGCGGCCGGAATCGGCAGCCTGTTCACCGAGGTCAGCGACCAGGACGCGGCCGAGGCCGTTGCGGCGGCCTGGGACGGGGGCATCCGCTCCTTCGACACCGCGCCGCACTACGGCCTCGGCCTGTCCGAGCGCAGGCTCGGTGCGGCGCTGCGGGACCGTCCGCGCGCCGAGTACACCGTCTCCACCAAGGTCGGCCGGCTGCTGGTGCCCACCCCCGGCGCGACCGGCCGGGACGACCAGGGCTTCGCCGTCCCGGCCAGCCACCGCCGGGTCTGGGACTTCAGCGCCGACGGGGTCCGCCGCAGTCTGGAGCAGAGCCTGGTCCGGCTGGGCCTGGACCGGCTCGACACCGTCCTCCTGCACGACCCCGACGACCACGCCGAACAGGCCCTCACCGAGGCCTACCCGGCCCTGGAGCGCCTGCGCGCCGAGGGCGTGGTCGGTGCCATCGGCGTCGGCATGAACCAGACCGCGCTGCCGACCAGGTTCGTCCGCGAGACCGATCTGGACGTGGTGCTGCTCGCCGGGCGCTGCTCGCTGCTCGACGACAGCGGCCTGGACGAACTGCTGCCGGAGGCGGCCCGGCGCGGCGTCTCCGTCATCGTCGGCGGAGTCTTCAACTCCGGCCTGCTGGCGGACCCCCGCCCCGGCGCCACCTACGACTACGTCGCCGCCCCGGACGAGCTGCTGAGCCGGGCGCTGCGGCTGCAGCAGGTGTGCGAGCGGCACGGCGTCCCGCTGCGCGCCGCCGCCGCCCGCTACCCGCTGCGGCAGCCCGCCGTCGCCGGGGTGCTGCTCGGCCTGCGCGACGCGGCCCAGGTGCAGGACGCGCTGGAGCAGTACCGGCGGCAGATCCCGGAGGCGCTCTGGGTGGACCTCGCCGAGACCGCGGGGGTGCGCTGA
- a CDS encoding L-rhamnose mutarotase yields MRVALHTRVRADRIEAYEQAHREVPAELTAAIRAAGASSWTIWRSGTDLFHLLDCADYPALLAALEQLPVNIAWQARMAELLDVAHDYSADGGSAVLPVVWQL; encoded by the coding sequence ATGAGAGTCGCCCTGCACACCCGGGTCCGCGCCGACCGGATCGAGGCCTACGAGCAGGCCCACCGCGAGGTCCCGGCCGAGCTCACCGCCGCCATCCGCGCGGCCGGAGCGAGCTCCTGGACGATCTGGCGCAGCGGCACCGACCTGTTCCACCTGCTGGACTGCGCCGACTACCCGGCGCTGCTGGCGGCGCTGGAGCAGCTGCCGGTGAACATCGCCTGGCAGGCCAGAATGGCCGAACTCCTGGACGTCGCCCACGACTACTCGGCCGACGGCGGCTCGGCGGTCCTGCCGGTGGTGTGGCAGCTATGA
- a CDS encoding lactate utilization protein C — translation MSARDTVLGRIRAALADVPADEAPQDVPVARDYLSSHAGADPTGLFAARVADYRAEVVRTGPGDAKQAVADALQRRGVRSLVVPPGFPEEFLPDGPWQRLGDDPHLTVAELDAADGVLTTAAVGIAVTGTIVLDTGPGQGRRALTLLPDYHLCVVREEQIVGDVPEALAALDPARPLTFVSGPSATSDIELDRVEGVHGPRTLVVVIVGTEPTG, via the coding sequence ATGAGCGCCCGCGACACCGTCCTCGGACGGATCCGTGCCGCCCTCGCGGACGTGCCCGCCGACGAGGCCCCGCAGGACGTCCCGGTCGCCCGGGACTACCTGTCCAGCCATGCCGGGGCCGACCCGACCGGCCTGTTCGCGGCCCGGGTCGCCGACTACCGCGCCGAGGTGGTCCGGACCGGCCCGGGGGACGCGAAGCAGGCCGTCGCCGACGCCCTGCAGCGCAGGGGCGTGCGGAGCCTGGTGGTACCGCCCGGCTTCCCCGAGGAGTTCCTCCCGGACGGCCCCTGGCAGCGGCTCGGCGACGACCCGCACCTCACCGTCGCCGAACTCGACGCGGCGGACGGGGTGTTGACCACCGCCGCGGTCGGCATCGCGGTCACCGGCACCATCGTGCTGGACACCGGCCCGGGCCAGGGCCGTCGCGCGCTCACCCTGCTGCCCGACTACCACCTCTGCGTGGTCCGCGAGGAGCAGATCGTCGGCGATGTGCCGGAGGCCCTCGCCGCGCTCGACCCGGCCCGTCCGCTGACCTTCGTCTCCGGGCCCTCGGCCACCAGCGACATCGAACTCGACCGGGTCGAGGGCGTGCACGGTCCGCGCACCCTCGTCGTCGTCATCGTCGGAACGGAGCCGACCGGATGA
- a CDS encoding sugar ABC transporter substrate-binding protein, whose translation MKLARSRTAAAAATVLAVAALATACNRGSTTSAASGGSAKPPIGIDLPRSDSDFWNSYAQYVNKDITADGAATLPISNSQNDITKLVANVQVFENTGAKAVVMAPQDTGAIASTLDALAAKNIPVVSVDTRPDKGKVYMVVRADNRAYGTNACQFLGKQLAGKGKVAEFEGDLTSINGRDRSEAFASCMKQNFPGITFYPLVTNWDGSIASSKLQTLLAQHPDINGLYMQAGGVFLQPTLALLQQKGLLKPAGTAGHIAIISNDGIPAEFDAIRKGQIDATISQPADLYAKYALYYAEAAVQGKTFAPGPTDHGSTIIQLPNGLEDQLPAPLVTKTNVDDKTLWGNNIGK comes from the coding sequence ATGAAGCTCGCACGATCCCGCACCGCAGCCGCCGCAGCCACCGTCCTCGCCGTCGCCGCCCTCGCCACCGCCTGCAACCGGGGCAGCACCACCAGCGCCGCTTCCGGCGGCTCGGCGAAACCGCCGATCGGCATCGACCTTCCGCGCTCCGACTCGGACTTCTGGAACTCCTACGCCCAGTACGTCAACAAGGACATCACCGCCGACGGCGCCGCCACCCTGCCGATCAGCAACTCGCAGAACGACATCACCAAGCTGGTCGCCAACGTCCAGGTCTTCGAGAACACCGGGGCCAAGGCCGTGGTGATGGCGCCGCAGGACACCGGGGCCATCGCCTCCACCCTGGACGCCCTCGCCGCCAAGAACATCCCGGTGGTGAGCGTCGACACCCGGCCCGACAAGGGCAAGGTCTACATGGTGGTGCGCGCCGACAACCGCGCGTACGGCACCAACGCCTGCCAGTTCCTGGGCAAGCAGCTGGCCGGCAAGGGCAAGGTCGCCGAGTTCGAGGGCGACCTCACCTCGATCAACGGCCGGGACCGCTCCGAGGCCTTCGCCTCCTGCATGAAGCAGAACTTCCCGGGCATCACGTTCTACCCGCTGGTGACCAACTGGGACGGCTCGATCGCCTCCAGCAAGCTGCAGACCCTGCTCGCCCAGCACCCCGACATCAACGGCCTCTACATGCAGGCCGGCGGGGTGTTCCTGCAGCCCACCCTGGCCCTGCTGCAGCAGAAGGGCCTGCTCAAGCCGGCCGGCACCGCCGGGCACATCGCCATCATCTCCAACGACGGCATCCCGGCCGAGTTCGACGCCATCCGCAAGGGCCAGATCGACGCGACCATCTCCCAGCCCGCCGACCTCTACGCCAAGTACGCGTTGTACTACGCGGAGGCCGCGGTCCAGGGCAAGACCTTCGCGCCCGGCCCGACCGACCACGGCTCGACCATCATCCAGCTGCCCAACGGCCTGGAGGACCAGCTGCCGGCCCCGCTGGTGACCAAGACGAACGTCGACGACAAGACGCTGTGGGGCAACAACATCGGCAAGTGA
- a CDS encoding SCO5918 family protein, whose protein sequence is MRVTIAGCSFYLQANEVVALMKDIKAEPVTGESVRIGRRNYPIKQVGAVITKQDRRDFSAADVIRAMEKLGFTCSPAPAPEPAPVAQPEPSTEQLWQ, encoded by the coding sequence ATGCGCGTCACCATCGCCGGCTGCTCCTTCTATCTCCAGGCGAACGAGGTCGTCGCGCTGATGAAGGACATCAAGGCCGAGCCGGTCACCGGCGAGTCGGTCCGGATCGGACGGCGCAACTACCCGATCAAGCAGGTCGGCGCCGTGATCACCAAGCAGGACCGGCGCGACTTCAGCGCCGCCGACGTCATCCGGGCGATGGAGAAGCTCGGCTTCACCTGCAGCCCGGCACCCGCTCCGGAGCCCGCTCCGGTCGCCCAGCCCGAGCCCAGTACCGAGCAGCTCTGGCAGTAA
- a CDS encoding amidohydrolase family protein translates to MNPIGVVDAHHHVWDLSVRDQDWITGPELAPLRRDFGLAELEPQARAAGVGATVLVQTITVAEETPEFLALAAGSELVAGVVGWTDLTAPDVADTLAELCEGPGGAYLVGIRHQVQGEPDPDWLVRPDVLRGLAAVAAAGLAYDLLVLPQQLPAAARAAELLPGLTFVLDHLGKPPVGSGGTEPWASRLRELALRPNVHAKLSGLVTEADWHSWTTADLRPYAETALDAFGPGRLMAGSDWPVCTLAADYGRVLDTARDLVSALGRDERAAVLGGTAVRAYRLRTA, encoded by the coding sequence ATGAATCCCATCGGCGTCGTCGACGCCCACCACCATGTCTGGGACCTCTCGGTCCGCGACCAGGACTGGATCACCGGTCCTGAACTCGCCCCGCTGCGCCGTGACTTCGGTCTGGCCGAGCTGGAGCCGCAGGCGCGGGCGGCCGGGGTCGGCGCCACTGTGCTGGTGCAGACGATCACGGTGGCCGAGGAGACCCCGGAATTCCTCGCGCTCGCGGCGGGCAGCGAACTGGTCGCCGGCGTCGTCGGCTGGACCGACCTGACCGCCCCCGACGTCGCCGACACCCTTGCCGAGCTGTGCGAAGGACCGGGTGGCGCGTACCTGGTCGGCATCCGGCACCAGGTGCAGGGCGAGCCCGACCCCGACTGGCTGGTCCGCCCCGACGTGCTGCGCGGCCTGGCCGCCGTCGCCGCAGCGGGTCTGGCCTACGACCTGCTGGTGCTCCCGCAGCAGCTGCCGGCAGCCGCCCGGGCCGCCGAGCTACTGCCCGGGCTCACCTTCGTGCTGGACCACCTGGGCAAGCCGCCGGTCGGATCGGGCGGGACGGAGCCCTGGGCGAGCCGGCTGCGCGAGCTGGCACTGCGCCCCAACGTCCACGCCAAGCTCTCCGGCCTGGTCACCGAGGCCGACTGGCACAGCTGGACCACCGCCGATCTGCGTCCCTACGCCGAGACGGCGCTGGACGCCTTCGGCCCCGGCCGACTGATGGCCGGCTCGGACTGGCCGGTGTGCACCCTCGCGGCGGACTACGGACGGGTCCTGGACACCGCCCGCGACCTCGTCTCGGCGCTGGGCCGCGACGAACGGGCGGCGGTACTGGGCGGCACCGCGGTCCGCGCCTACCGGCTGCGGACAGCGTGA
- a CDS encoding cold-shock protein gives MASGTVKWFNAEKGFGFIEQDGGGADVFAHYSNINAQGFRELLEGQKVEFDVTQGPKGPQAENIRPV, from the coding sequence ATGGCCAGTGGAACCGTCAAGTGGTTCAACGCCGAAAAGGGCTTCGGCTTCATCGAGCAGGACGGCGGCGGCGCCGACGTCTTCGCCCACTACTCGAACATCAACGCCCAGGGCTTCCGCGAGCTCCTCGAGGGCCAGAAGGTCGAGTTCGACGTCACGCAGGGCCCCAAGGGCCCGCAGGCGGAGAACATCCGCCCGGTCTAG
- a CDS encoding lactate utilization protein B — MTTGTGDGLIWLDTPAFPEAARTALADTQLRGNLRKATGTIRDKRLAVTGELDDWEQLREAGAALKRRTLRHLDRYLVELEESVTRAGGTVHWAADADEANRIVTGLVQAAGADEVVKVKSMATQEIGLNEALAEAGIAAYETDLAELIVQLGRDRPSHILVPAIHRNRGEIQGIFRREMAAWGRPAPEGLTDEPRALAEAARLHLREKFLRARVAVSGANFAIAETGTVGVVESEGNGRMCLTLPQTLITVMGIEKVLPAWSDLEVFLQLLPRSSTGERMNPYTSTWTGRTPGDGPQDFHLVLLDNGRTATLADTVGRQALACIRCSACLNVCPVYERTGGHAYGSVYPGPIGAVLTPQLAGVDKAPSLPFASTLCGACYDACPVKINIPEVLAHLRAEVVEAKRRGRRTPTPEALVMKAAAAALANPRRLAAAQRTARLGSHLLARKGRIGRLPGPLRAWSDTRDSPQPPAETFRAWWQRTHPGETRSGESR, encoded by the coding sequence ATGACGACCGGCACCGGTGACGGCTTGATCTGGCTGGACACCCCGGCCTTCCCCGAGGCCGCCAGGACCGCCCTCGCCGACACCCAGCTGCGCGGCAACCTCCGCAAGGCCACCGGCACCATCCGCGACAAGCGCCTCGCGGTGACCGGCGAACTGGACGACTGGGAGCAGCTGCGCGAGGCCGGGGCCGCGCTCAAGCGCCGGACCCTCCGTCACCTCGACCGCTATCTGGTCGAGTTGGAGGAGTCGGTGACCCGGGCCGGTGGCACGGTGCACTGGGCCGCCGACGCCGACGAGGCCAACCGGATCGTCACCGGCCTGGTGCAGGCCGCGGGCGCGGACGAGGTGGTCAAGGTCAAGTCGATGGCCACCCAGGAGATCGGCCTCAACGAGGCCCTCGCCGAGGCCGGGATCGCCGCCTACGAGACCGATCTGGCCGAGCTGATCGTGCAGTTGGGCCGGGACCGGCCCTCGCACATCCTGGTTCCGGCGATCCACCGCAACCGCGGCGAGATCCAGGGCATCTTCCGGCGCGAGATGGCCGCCTGGGGCCGCCCGGCCCCCGAGGGCCTCACCGACGAACCGCGGGCACTGGCCGAGGCGGCCAGGCTGCACCTGCGGGAGAAGTTCCTCCGGGCCCGGGTGGCGGTCTCCGGGGCCAACTTCGCGATCGCCGAGACCGGGACGGTGGGGGTGGTGGAGTCCGAGGGCAACGGCCGGATGTGCCTGACTCTGCCGCAGACCCTGATCACCGTGATGGGCATCGAGAAGGTGTTGCCCGCCTGGTCGGACCTGGAGGTGTTCCTGCAGCTGCTGCCGCGCAGCTCCACCGGCGAGCGGATGAACCCCTACACCTCCACCTGGACCGGACGCACCCCCGGCGACGGCCCGCAGGACTTCCATCTGGTGCTGCTGGACAACGGCCGCACCGCCACCCTGGCCGACACCGTCGGCCGCCAGGCGCTGGCCTGCATCCGCTGCTCGGCCTGCCTGAACGTCTGCCCGGTCTACGAGCGCACCGGCGGCCACGCCTACGGCTCGGTCTACCCCGGGCCGATCGGCGCGGTGCTGACCCCGCAGCTGGCCGGGGTCGACAAGGCGCCGTCGCTGCCGTTCGCCTCCACCCTGTGCGGGGCCTGTTACGACGCCTGCCCGGTGAAGATCAACATCCCCGAGGTGCTGGCCCATCTGCGGGCCGAGGTGGTCGAGGCCAAGCGCCGCGGCCGCCGCACGCCGACCCCCGAGGCGCTGGTGATGAAGGCCGCAGCGGCCGCGCTGGCCAACCCGCGCCGGCTGGCCGCCGCCCAGCGCACGGCCCGGCTGGGCAGCCATCTGCTGGCCCGCAAGGGACGCATCGGCCGGCTGCCGGGACCGCTGCGTGCCTGGTCCGACACCCGGGACAGCCCGCAGCCCCCGGCCGAGACCTTCCGTGCCTGGTGGCAGCGCACCCATCCGGGCGAGACCCGTTCAGGAGAGAGCAGATGA
- a CDS encoding enolase C-terminal domain-like protein codes for MPAAAARVIAVDTYDIRFPTSRSLDGSDAMNPDPDYSAAYLVLRTDAGDGLEGHGFSFTIGRGNEVQVAAIEALRPHVLGRSVSELCADPGTLSRALIGDSQLRWLGPEKGVMHMAIGAVVNAVWDLAAKSAGKPLWQFLADADPAWLVSQVDFRYIADALTPAEALELLTRGRAGRAEREAVLRAEGYPAYTTSPGWLGYSDEKLTRLAHQALADGFTQIKLKVGADLADDIRRCRAARAAVGPDIRMAVDANQRWNVDEAVAWTRALGEFDPYWIEEPTSPDDVLGHAAIRAAVAPVKVATGEHVQNRVVFKQLLQAGAIDVLQLDAARVGGVNENLAILLLAARFGVPVCPHAGGVGLCELVQHLSMFDFVALTGTTEDRVIEYVDHLHEHFLAPVEIRGGRYLAPTGPGFSAQMRPESILRYRYPDGAFWAADLRNEPQELPV; via the coding sequence ATGCCCGCAGCAGCGGCGCGCGTCATCGCCGTCGACACCTACGACATCCGCTTCCCCACCTCGCGGTCGTTGGACGGTTCGGACGCGATGAACCCCGACCCCGACTACTCCGCCGCCTACCTGGTGCTGCGCACCGACGCCGGCGACGGACTGGAGGGCCACGGCTTCAGCTTCACCATCGGGCGCGGCAACGAGGTCCAGGTCGCGGCGATCGAGGCGCTGCGCCCGCATGTGCTCGGGCGCTCCGTCAGCGAGCTGTGCGCCGACCCGGGGACGCTGTCCCGCGCCCTGATCGGCGACAGCCAGCTGCGCTGGCTCGGCCCCGAGAAGGGGGTGATGCACATGGCGATCGGCGCCGTCGTCAACGCCGTCTGGGACCTCGCCGCCAAGTCCGCCGGCAAGCCGCTGTGGCAGTTCCTCGCCGACGCCGACCCGGCCTGGCTGGTCAGCCAGGTCGACTTCCGCTACATCGCCGACGCGCTCACCCCGGCCGAGGCGCTGGAGCTGCTCACCCGCGGCCGGGCCGGCCGCGCCGAGCGCGAGGCGGTGCTGCGCGCTGAGGGCTACCCCGCCTACACCACCTCGCCGGGCTGGCTCGGCTACTCCGACGAGAAGCTGACCCGGCTGGCCCACCAGGCGCTGGCCGACGGCTTCACCCAGATCAAGCTGAAGGTCGGCGCGGACCTGGCGGACGACATCCGCCGCTGCCGCGCCGCCAGGGCGGCCGTCGGCCCGGACATCAGGATGGCCGTCGACGCCAACCAGCGCTGGAACGTCGACGAGGCCGTCGCATGGACCCGGGCGCTGGGCGAGTTCGACCCGTACTGGATCGAGGAGCCCACCAGCCCCGACGACGTCCTCGGGCACGCGGCGATCAGGGCCGCGGTCGCCCCGGTGAAGGTGGCCACCGGCGAGCACGTGCAGAACCGCGTGGTGTTCAAGCAACTGCTCCAGGCCGGGGCGATCGACGTACTGCAGCTGGACGCGGCCCGGGTCGGCGGGGTGAACGAGAACCTGGCGATCCTGCTGCTGGCGGCCAGGTTCGGCGTCCCGGTCTGCCCGCACGCCGGCGGGGTGGGGCTGTGCGAGCTGGTCCAGCACCTGTCCATGTTCGACTTCGTCGCCCTGACCGGCACCACCGAGGACCGCGTCATCGAGTACGTGGACCACCTGCACGAGCACTTCCTCGCCCCGGTCGAGATCCGGGGCGGCCGCTACCTGGCCCCGACCGGGCCGGGCTTCTCCGCCCAGATGCGCCCCGAGTCGATCCTCCGCTACCGCTACCCCGACGGCGCCTTCTGGGCCGCCGACCTCCGCAACGAACCCCAGGAGCTGCCCGTATGA
- a CDS encoding (Fe-S)-binding protein, whose protein sequence is MRVALFITCFNDTLYPDTGKAVVRLLERLGHTVEFPLDQTCCGQMHFNTGYRPEATPLARRFAEVFDGYDAVVSPSASCTGMVRDSHELLTGQRPPRVYELSEFLVDVLGVTDVGAYFPHRVTYHPTCHSLRMLRVGDKPLRLLRAVKGIDLVELPAADSCCGFGGTFALKNAGTSAAMLADKADCVRGTGAEVLSAADNSCLMHIGGGLSRLRSGVRTLHLAEILAATEGDTR, encoded by the coding sequence ATGCGGGTGGCCCTGTTCATCACCTGCTTCAACGACACGCTGTACCCGGACACGGGGAAGGCAGTGGTGCGGCTGCTGGAGCGGCTGGGCCACACCGTGGAGTTCCCGCTCGACCAGACCTGCTGCGGGCAGATGCACTTCAACACCGGTTACCGCCCCGAGGCGACCCCGCTGGCCCGCCGCTTCGCCGAGGTCTTCGACGGCTACGACGCCGTGGTCAGCCCCTCGGCGTCCTGCACCGGCATGGTGCGCGACAGCCACGAGCTGCTGACCGGGCAGCGGCCGCCCCGGGTGTACGAGCTCTCGGAGTTCCTGGTGGACGTGCTCGGGGTGACCGATGTGGGCGCGTACTTCCCGCACCGGGTGACCTACCACCCCACCTGCCACTCGCTGCGGATGCTGCGGGTGGGGGACAAGCCGCTGCGGCTGCTGCGCGCGGTCAAGGGCATCGACCTGGTCGAACTGCCCGCTGCCGACTCCTGCTGCGGCTTCGGCGGCACCTTCGCCCTGAAGAACGCCGGGACCTCGGCGGCGATGCTCGCCGACAAGGCCGACTGTGTACGCGGGACCGGCGCCGAGGTGCTGTCCGCCGCCGACAACTCCTGTCTGATGCACATCGGCGGCGGGCTCTCCCGGCTCCGTTCGGGCGTGCGCACGCTGCACCTGGCCGAGATCCTCGCCGCGACGGAGGGAGACACACGATGA
- a CDS encoding YchJ family metal-binding protein yields MSQPLDTECPCGFGKPYEECCRPFHTATAPEPGRAPVPAAATAELLMRSRYSAFAVGDTAYLLRSWHSSTRPATLSLDPGQRWLRLEVLGSSEGGPFHLAGTVEFRAHFAEAGEEGVLHENSRFIREGGVWVYLDAQPDPSASR; encoded by the coding sequence GTGTCGCAGCCGCTCGACACCGAGTGCCCCTGCGGCTTCGGCAAGCCGTACGAGGAGTGCTGCCGGCCCTTCCACACCGCCACCGCGCCCGAACCGGGCCGGGCCCCCGTGCCCGCCGCCGCCACCGCCGAGCTGCTGATGCGCTCCCGCTACAGCGCCTTCGCCGTCGGCGACACCGCCTATCTGCTGCGCAGCTGGCACTCCAGCACCCGGCCCGCGACGCTGTCCCTCGATCCGGGGCAGCGCTGGCTGCGGCTGGAGGTGCTGGGCAGCAGCGAGGGCGGCCCGTTCCACCTCGCGGGCACGGTCGAGTTCCGGGCCCACTTCGCCGAGGCCGGCGAGGAGGGCGTGCTGCACGAGAACAGCAGGTTCATCCGCGAGGGGGGCGTGTGGGTCTATCTGGACGCGCAGCCGGACCCGTCGGCGTCCCGCTAG
- a CDS encoding fumarylacetoacetate hydrolase family protein, whose amino-acid sequence MKLMRVGPVGQERPALLGADGVLRDLSGLTSDIDGAFLADGGVERVRTAAAAGALPTLDGAGLRTGAPVARPGKVVCIGLNYRDHAEETGAAIPPRPVVFMKDPGTVVGPQDQVLIPRGSVKTDWEVELAVVIGRRARYLDSPEEARQAVAGYAISNDVSEREFQLEYSGQWDLGKSCETFNPLGPWLVTADEIADPQDLGLALSVNGTERQRSSTKNMIFTVAHIVHYLSQYLVLEPGDVINTGTPAGVALGLPGHPYLRPGDVMELSIDGLGSQRQSLVPA is encoded by the coding sequence GTGAAGTTGATGCGCGTAGGACCGGTCGGTCAGGAGCGCCCGGCGCTCCTCGGTGCGGACGGCGTGCTGCGGGACCTCTCCGGCCTCACCTCCGACATCGACGGAGCCTTCCTGGCCGACGGCGGGGTCGAGCGGGTCCGTACGGCGGCCGCGGCCGGAGCGCTGCCGACGCTGGACGGCGCCGGACTGCGCACCGGCGCACCGGTCGCCCGGCCCGGGAAGGTGGTCTGCATCGGGCTGAACTACCGGGACCACGCCGAGGAGACCGGCGCGGCGATCCCGCCCCGGCCGGTGGTCTTCATGAAGGACCCGGGCACGGTCGTCGGCCCGCAGGACCAGGTGCTGATCCCCAGGGGATCGGTGAAGACCGACTGGGAGGTGGAGCTGGCGGTGGTGATCGGCCGCCGGGCCCGCTACCTGGACTCGCCGGAGGAGGCCCGGCAGGCCGTCGCCGGGTACGCCATCAGCAACGACGTGTCCGAGCGGGAGTTCCAGCTGGAGTACTCGGGCCAGTGGGACCTGGGCAAGTCCTGCGAGACCTTCAACCCGCTCGGCCCCTGGCTGGTCACCGCGGACGAGATCGCCGACCCGCAGGACCTGGGACTGGCGCTGTCGGTGAACGGGACCGAGCGGCAGCGGTCCAGCACCAAGAACATGATCTTCACCGTCGCCCACATCGTCCACTACCTGAGCCAGTACCTGGTGCTGGAGCCCGGCGACGTGATCAACACGGGGACCCCGGCAGGCGTCGCCCTCGGCCTGCCCGGCCACCCCTACCTGCGACCCGGCGACGTCATGGAGCTCTCCATCGACGGTCTCGGCAGCCAGCGCCAGTCCCTCGTCCCGGCATGA
- a CDS encoding SDR family oxidoreductase gives MSELTGLRALVTGGSSGIGLATALLLADRGAAVAVLDREPHGLPKELTGFSADVTDDAAVRIAVAAAAEALGGLDLLVNNAGIGAAGTVESNPDEQWLRVLDVNVLGIVRTSRAALPYLRSSAHAAIVNTCSIAATAGLPQRALYSASKGAVLSLTLAMAADHVREGVRVNCVNPGTVDTPWVGRLLDDAEDPAAERAALMARQPHGRLVTAEEVAAAIAYLLSPAAGSVTGTALAVDGGMQGLRLRPPADN, from the coding sequence ATGAGCGAACTCACCGGACTGCGCGCCCTGGTCACCGGCGGGTCCTCCGGCATCGGCCTGGCGACGGCGCTGCTGCTCGCCGACCGGGGCGCTGCGGTCGCCGTGCTGGACCGGGAGCCGCACGGCCTGCCCAAGGAGCTCACCGGCTTCAGCGCCGACGTCACCGACGACGCCGCCGTGCGGATCGCCGTCGCGGCGGCGGCCGAGGCGCTGGGCGGGCTGGATCTGCTGGTCAACAACGCCGGCATCGGCGCGGCCGGCACCGTCGAGTCCAACCCGGACGAGCAGTGGCTCCGGGTCCTGGACGTCAATGTGCTCGGCATCGTGCGCACCAGCCGCGCCGCGCTGCCCTACCTGCGCTCCTCGGCGCACGCCGCGATCGTCAACACCTGCAGCATCGCCGCCACCGCCGGGCTGCCCCAGCGCGCCCTCTACAGCGCGAGCAAGGGGGCGGTGCTCTCGCTCACCCTGGCCATGGCCGCCGACCACGTCCGCGAGGGCGTCCGGGTGAACTGCGTCAACCCCGGCACGGTGGACACCCCCTGGGTCGGCAGGCTGCTCGACGACGCCGAGGACCCGGCGGCCGAGCGGGCGGCGTTGATGGCCCGTCAGCCGCACGGCCGGCTGGTCACCGCGGAGGAGGTGGCCGCCGCCATCGCCTACCTGCTCAGCCCGGCCGCCGGATCCGTCACCGGTACCGCGCTGGCCGTCGACGGTGGTATGCAGGGCCTGCGCCTCCGGCCGCCCGCCGACAACTGA